Proteins co-encoded in one Strix uralensis isolate ZFMK-TIS-50842 chromosome 2, bStrUra1, whole genome shotgun sequence genomic window:
- the LOC141939930 gene encoding erythroblast NAD(P)(+)--arginine ADP-ribosyltransferase-like gives MGHLALGLVLLAGTLAASSPPRRRDLDPLQEVALDMAPNSFDDQYRGCGRMMEEELEELNRTEFTCNRVYAEAWTLAAAEWRNRQGHVPQPPALRPEHAVALLAYTLQEPLYREFNAAVREAGRSREKYLGAFCFKTLHFLLTEALRVLRDAQPRRCHRVYRGVQGIRFSAQQHQSVRFGHFTSTSLQNKTSQLFGQDTIFLVETCYGARISNFSSFPGEEEVLIPPFESFEVTDIARDGNRALIQLRSQDARSTYNCELVKEKRCQSRACVFSAGRSVPRDPPRFRGLLLAATALAVASRP, from the exons ATGGGGCATCTGGCGCTGGGTTTGGTGCTGCTGGCCGGGACCCTTGCCGCCAGCAGCCCCCCGCGCCGGCGAGACCTTGACCCCCTCCAGGAGGTGGCACTGGACATGGCCCCCAACTCCTTCGACGACCAGTACCGGGGCTGTGGCCGCAtgatggaggaggagctggaggagctcaaCCGCACTGAGTTCACCTGCAACAGGGTCTACGCCGAGGCCTGGACCCTCGCCGCCGCCGAATGGCGGAACCGGCAGGGCCACGTCCCCCAGCCGCCGGCGCTGCGGCCGGAGCACGCGGTCGCCCTCCTGGCGTACACGCTGCAGGAACCCCTGTACCGGGAGTTCAACGCGGCCGTGCGCGAGGCCGGGCGCTCCCGCGAGAAATATCTGGGCGCCTTCTGCTTCAAGACGCTGCATTTCCTCCTGACCGAGGCCCTGCGTGTCCTGCGCgacgcccagccccgccgctgccacCGCGTCTACCGGGGCGTCCAGGGCATCCGCTTCAGCGCCCAGCAGCACCAGTCCGTCCGCTTCGGCCACTTCACCTCCACCTCCCTCCAGAACAAGACCAGCCAGCTCTTTGGCCAGGACACCATCTTCTTGGTGGAGACCTGCTACGGCGCCCGCATCAGCAACTTCTCCTCCTTCCCCGGGGAGGAGGAGGTCCTCATCCCGCCCTTCGAGAGCTTCGAGGTCACCGACATCGCCCGCGATGGGAACAGAGCCCTCATCCAGCTCCGCTCCCAGGACGCGCGCAGCACCTACAACTGCGAGCTGGTGAAAG AGAAGAGATGCCAGAGCCGGGCGTGCGTCTTCAGCGCAG GCAGGAGcgt